From Lagopus muta isolate bLagMut1 chromosome 12, bLagMut1 primary, whole genome shotgun sequence, one genomic window encodes:
- the CA5A gene encoding carbonic anhydrase 5A, mitochondrial isoform X2, whose protein sequence is MLPLLLLRRAAAAASWRGKRHCSLGTCCSYRLRNALHPLWQSPLTIPGGSRQSPINIQWRDSVYDPVLKPLKISYDPTTCLHIWNNGYSFLVEFDDSADKSIIVGGPLENQYRLKQFHFHWGAINEWGSEHTVDSKFYPAELHLVHWNAVVYPTFEEAVMEGDGLAVIGVFLKLGAHHKGLQMLVDALPAIKHKDTVIEFDVFDPSCLLPPCPDYWTYAGSLTTPPLTESVTWIIKKQPIEVDENQLEAFRMLLFTSDGEEEKRMVDNFRPLQPLMNRTVRSSFQSRHLLDMEAKYLDHAQQIRP, encoded by the exons ATGCTCCCGCTGCTGCTCCTACGCCGGGCCGCGGCCGCTGCCTCGTGGCGGGGAAAGCGGCATTGCAGCCTGGGCACCTGCTGCTCGTATCGCCTGCGGAACGCCC TGCATCCGCTTTGGCAGAGCCCACTTACAATTCCCGGGGGCAGTCGCCAGTCTCCTATCAACATCCAGTGGAGAGACAGCGTCTACGACCCCGTCCTGAAGCCTCTGAAGATCAGCTATGACCCAACAACGTGTCTTCACATCTGGAACAACGGGTATTCGTTCCTGGTGGAGTTTGATGATTCTGCTGATAAATCGA tcattgTTGGAGGTCCTTTGGAAAACCAGTATAGATTGAAGCAGTTCCACTTCCACTGGGGAGCCATCAACGAATGGGGGTCAGAACACACAGTTGACAGTAAATTCTACCCAGCAGAG CTGCATTTAGTACATTGGAATGCTGTGGTGTACCCAACTTTTGAAGAAGCTGTGATGGAAGGCGATGGCTTGGCTGTAATTGGAGTCTTTTTAAAG CTAGGAGCACATCACAAAGGGCTGCAGATGTTGGTGGATGCCTTGCCAGCAATTAAACACAAG GACACTGTTATTGAGTTCGATGTCTTCGACCCCTCCTGCCTGTTACCTCCATGCCCTGATTACTGGACGTATGCAGGCTCTTTGACCACTCCCCCACTTACTGAATCAGTCACATGGATTATTAAGAAGCAGCCAATAGAGGTTGATGAGAATCAG CTGGAGGCGTTTCGGATGCTGCTCTTTACTTCAGATggtgaagaagagaagaggaTGGTGGACAACTTTCGCCCCCTTCAGCCATTAATGAACAGAACTGTCCGCTCGTCCTTCCAGAGCAGGCATCTCTTAGATATGGAAGCAAAATACTTGGACCACGCTCAGCAGATCAGGCCATAG